Below is a genomic region from Prolixibacteraceae bacterium.
ACACTTCCTGAAAATGATCATCACTCCATCTCTATAATCGGTACTCGTGCAGCCTCCAACTATGGCATACGGTGGATTGATGGGTTTGTTAAATCGCTCTCTGATCAGTTTAATAATCTCGATATTCTAAGTGGATTGGCTTATGGTATCGATTATGAAGCACATAAAAAGTCACTAGAGTATGGTGTACCTACCTATGCAGTTTTAGGTCATGGTTTGCATACAATATACCCTTCAGCTCACCATCGTATTGCCGAGGAGATAGTGAGATCAGGAGGAGGCTTGATTACAGAATTTACGACCACCCAATCTATCCGACCACAGAACTTCTTACAACGTAATCGAGTGGTGGCAGCACTCTCTGATGCAACGATTGTGGTGGAGTCAAAAGCCAAAGGAGGGGCTATGCATACAGCCAATATGGCTTTCTCATATGCTAGAGAAGTATTTGCTCTTCCAGGGAGCGTTCAACAAGCCACTTCGACTGGCTGTCATCTGTTGATTCAACGACAAGTGGCTGCGTTAATAGCCTCAGATGAAGACCTTTTACGGGTGATGGAGTGGGAGCCAACAATAAGTAAAGAGAGGTCGTCGCCTGCTACTTTCCATCTTGAGCTTGATGAAATAGCAGTGTCTCTGCTCGATTTTATTAAAGCTTACGAGCGAATATCCATTGATGAAATCGCATCGAAAACAGGTATAGAGATAGCCAAGCTCTCGTCTCTATTGACCCAATTAGAGTTTATGGGACAAATAGAAGTTCTTCCTGGTAAGTATTACCGTTCTATTTAATGCAGATATTTCGCATATGTCTGAAAAGTAAACTATTTTTGTCGGATGAAATGGGTGTAAGAATCCGTTTCAATGAATAGAAGTGTCAATTATACAAAAAATCAATATAGATGAAATCATTCCAAGAACTTGGAGTCAGTAAATCAATACTAAAGGCGTTAGACGAGATAGGGTTTGAACAACCTACCCCTATTCAAGAGAAGGCGATTCCAGCAGTGAAAAGTGGACAAGATGTATTAGGAATTGCACAAACAGGTACAGGTAAAACTGCTGCTTATTTGATGCCTATATTTGGCAAATTGGTGAAAGCTGAAGGGGTTGACCCTCGTGCCATCGTTTTGGTTCCTACACGTGAACTTTCGATGCAGGTGGGCGAAGACATCGAAGAGCTATTAACCTACTCTAACCTGCGTTATGCCTCTGTGTTTGGCGGGGTTGGATGGACCAAACATGCGGAATTGATTGAACCAGGTATTGATGTCTTAGTGGCGACACCAGGACGTCTTTGGGATCTCTATAGGGCTGGTGCCGTCTCTTTTAAGAAAGTGAAGACATTGGTGATTGATGAGGCAGATAGAATGCTAGATATGGGGTTTATGCCTCAAATACGAAAATTCTTAGAAGTGCTTCCTGTAAAAAGACAGAACCTTCTGTTTTCTGCTACTTTCCCTGAAAAAGTAGAAGAGCTGAGCCATGAATTCTTAGATTTTCCTCTTCGTGTCGAAGTAGCTCCTAGTGCTACGCCTGCAGAGAAAGTGTCGCAGTATTATGTGGCAGTACAAAACTATCGTACAAAGCTAAATCTTGTTTCACACCTTCTAAAGGACGAAGAGACCTTCAAACGTGTTCTTGTGTTCTGTAAGACAAAAGAGGTCGCAGAGGGCGTTTTTAAGGTCATTAAACGTAAATCTGAGGGAGAGGTGAAGGTGCTTCACTCAAACAAAGGACAATCTTCTCGTATCAATGCGATCAATGCCTTTAAAAATGGAGAGGTTCGTATCTTGATCTCTACGGATGTCTCTGCTCGTGGTATCGATGTTTCACAAATATCACACGTGATTAACTTCGATATGCCTCAAGATTATGAGGACTATGTACACCGTATTGGACGTACTGCACGTGCCAATGAGAAGGGAACGTCGATAAGTTTTATTGCTGAAGACGAACTGTTCCATAAAGATCGTATCCAGGAGTTGATGCGTGCTGATATTGAAGAGATGCCAATGCCTTCAGAGGTGGAGATTATCCCTATCTCGAAGAAAGAGAAATTGGCACAATTAAGAGAGATCGATAAGCAAAAGAGAGAAAATGATCCAGACTTTAAAGGGGCATTTCATGAGAAGAAAAAACGAGAGCCTCGTAAACACCCTACCTCTTTCAATCCTAAGAGTATGAAATTGCGTAAAGGGCGTAAAGATGGAAACAATAAAAAACGATAGTTATTCATTGTAATTATACCAAATGAATTATGAAATGAGCAATAAGGCTTGTGAATATATTTTAACGAAGTTAAGCAACATAGAGCATAAGAATATAACTCATTTCATGATTTAATTGGTATTATACCAAATGAATTATGAAATGAGCTTTAAGGCTTGTGAATATATTTTGTTTATACAAGACATAAAAATGGAAGCATAGTTTTCCCTACGGTGATATTTTTTAACGAAGTATAAGCAAAATAGAACGGAAGAATATAACTCATTTCATGATTTAATTGGTATTAAAGGTTAAGGAGATAGATCTTATGGCATGGAGTAAAGAACGTACCGTTTCGTTTGCTGGCGTAATCTCAATCATTGGGAATATACTGCTATTCGGGATAAAGTATTGGGCTGGAATTGTTTCAGGTTCGATAGCTATCATTGCCGATGCGTGGCATACGCTTTCTGATTCTATTAGTTCTATCTTTGTGATTGTTGGTGCTAGAGTGGCATCTAAACCTGCGGATGAAGAGCATCCCTTTGGTCATGGTCGTTTCGAGCATATCACATCCATTATCATTGGAATGATGTTGGCAGCCATCGGCTTCGAGTTTCTTGTCTCCTCAATACAGAAATTAAATGGGGGTGGAGCCACTCATTATGGTACTGTCGCAAAAGTGGTTACCGTGGTCTCAATTGTCGGAAAAGAGCTCATGGCACAACTCTCCTTCTACTTAGGAAAGAAGGTCGACTCACGTATGTTGAGAGCAGATGGTTGGCACCATAGAAGTGATGCTTTAACTTCAGCTATTATTTTGATAGGTATCTTCTTCTCTGGAAACTTTTGGTGGATGGATGGTGTACTAGGTATTCTTGTGGCTATCATGATCTTCTATACCAGTTATAGTATCATAAAGGAAGAGACCGACGCTTTGTTGGGAAAAGATGCCGATGAGGGGTTGATCAAGAAGATCAAAGTGATTGCTGCCGAAGAGACACGCAGAGAAGTGTTTATGCATCACTTTCATATTCACCAATATGGCGATCATACCGAGATTACATGCCATATTAAACTTCCTGCCAACTCGAGTCTATTCTATACCCACAAGGTCTGTACTAAGATTGAACGACGTATTTTAGAAGATCTAAACATGGAGATGACCATCCACCCCGAACCCATGGAAGAGGGGGAGTATGATTGGTTATAACACTACTACTCAACGTTTACCATTCCACTTGAAAATAATTGCCAATACTCTTTTTTACTTTTCTTATACCTCCCTATGGAATAACTCTGTATATACAGCTCCTTTCCCCTGACTTGAAACGTACCAAAGACGGCCTTTAATCGGTATAAATACGGTGATGATTCGAATATAGCTCATCGTTCACTCGAAGTTCACTCATCGAAAACACGATTTAGGTGAGCCAACTTTGAATGAACTATGAGCGAACTATGAACTATCACCGTACTTATACCGTTCTTAAACCGTCTTTGGTACGAGTCTGTTTGCTGTTAAGGCACTGGAAACTATGTGGAATTTGGAGATAAGCTTTGGAGTTATCAACACTTAGGCTTGTCAAAGCCGAGGCTAGAAAACGAATGTCGTTCTATTGCGAACCGTCAAAAATGTGTATAACGGATAGAGGTTTTCCATAGGTTTCCTCCGTAGTTTGTTGATACTTCAAGGATACTTCAAAGATACTTGCTTCATCAAAAATGTTAAATAGATGAATATTCTATGGTGATAATATCTTAAGGCTATTTTTTATTATACCGTTAATCTATGATCGAATATTTACACCATTGGGTACTTATTCAACGTTAGCTCTCCTTTATCTAATAGTGCATAAGAGAATGTTTGTATCCATTCTCCCAGTATGATGAGTCGAGACGTATCGTTTAATGGATGATTCACATAAACATGACGGTGTCCAAAGATGAAATAGTCTATCGGCTCCTGTTTTAGATATTGCATCGCAAATTGAAGCTGCTCTTCTTTTTCATGGTTGGCAACAAAGTGGGCCGATTCATCAGGATGAGAAAGACGGCTGTGTCTAGACCATTTATTGGCAATATAGAATGCAATATCTGGATGAATCCATGAAAATAGTGTCTGTGCCACCTTATTGGTAAATACCTTCTTAAGCAAAAGGTATCCTTTGTCATTAGGATTAAGTCCATCACCATGTCCTACAAAAAGTTTTTTGCCTTGCCTTTCAAATATCTTTGGTGTATTGTAAACTTCGACTCCAATCTCATCTTGAAGGTAGTGAAAAGCCCATACATCATGGTTTCCTGTAAAGAACTTTACTTTAATCCCAGCGTCACACATGTGACTTAATTGCCCAAAGAAACGAGTGAACCCTTTAGGAACTACAGCACTATATTCATACCAAAAGTCGAAGATATCCCCTACAAGGAAGAGTTCGGATGCTGTTGGCTCGATCTCCTTCAACCATTTAACTAGATGACGTTCTCTCTCTTTGTTATTATTTAGAGCCGAAGCACCAAGGTGCACATCGGATATAAAATAGATTTTATCTCTTTTCTCCACAGAATCAAATAATTCGTTTTCCAATCTATGTACACACATAGAACATTTATCGCAAGATAAAGTTTTTTGCATAAAAAACCACCCTAGATAATAGCTAGGATGGTTATATTTTGAGTGTTTGCCAAATGATCAAGAGACCATGTGGTTCACATTATTTTAGAACTTTAGATAGTACTTTATTCATCTCAGGACCAATAAGGTTCTTTGCAAGAATATTTCCTTCTGGATCAAGAAGGTAGTTGTAAGGAATCATCTGTACATTGTAGTTGATGACAGCTTGGTTGCTTCCCTGCATATCTCCAACATTAGTCCAGTTAAGCTTGTCCTCTTTGATCGCATTCATCCATGATGACTTATTGGTATCCACACTCACTTGGTAGATCTCTAAACCTTTTTTATGGAACAATTGGTAGTTCTGACGTAAGATCGCGTTCTGAATTCTTGACCCATTGTCGGTGGATGCCCAGAATTGAACAAGTACATGTTTGCCACGGAAAGATGACAGTTTACGAACGTTCCCTTTGGTGTCTGGTAACTCAATGTCAGGGCTATTTACAGCATACTGTTTTAATAAGTTGTTCATCTTGTAGTTACGTTCTTTTGAGATCAAACGTAGTGTATTGTCGTGTAATGCCTGTACATGTTTCGAGTCTGGATAGATGGCTGCCAAAGCAGACGCAGCAGTCTTCATTGTCTGTAAGTCTTTAATCACATACTCGTTGTAGTCAAACTTTTGATATAATGCAATCACCGATGCCATAGAGAATGGGTGTGCCTTGACAAAGTCGGTTGAGAACATGGTCTGCTTCTTCATCACTTCTTGAAATTCATTCTCAATACGGTTGAGCTCTTGAATATTCTTTGAACCATTCAACACATTGTTGTACTCCTTCTGAAGTTTTGCAATCTGTTGTTTGGTCTTCATCAAATGAAGATTAAGAGTTCTGATATCTTCCGATGCCTCAGACCCTTTGATATTGTAATCTGTTGAAAAGTTCTTATAAGAACCTTCAATCTCAATAGTTTGAAGAGAGTCTCCTACTAGAGTAATGAAGTTCGATGGCGTTACTTTTACCAGATAGAATGTCGGTGTGGATACATCGCATCCAAACTCAAAAGCACCATCTCCACCTATTTTGGTTGAATCAATTGCTTTTTGCCCATTGATTCGCAATTTGTATAGATAAACTTTCTCTCCTTTACCGCCAGTAATCGTACCCTTAATCTTAAGGTTCGATTCTTTCTGACAAGCCGTGAAAGTGGCTATGATCATGATGATAAATAGGATTCGCTTTAATGTCATTGTGAATATGTGCTTTAATAATTGGTTGATTGTATTCTTCATTTGCAAACAAATTTAAAAAAACTTTGGTTACTCTTTGCATCCAAAATCTTTAATTAAGCTTTGCTTTTCGAACACAATTTACAACAATTGTTGGTAAATCCCTTATAACAAAGCGTGAATTCAAAGTGTCAAGTATATGGATTTTATTTATAACGTTTACAAGCGATACGATATGAAGTGTACACAACTACTTGATCTATCGTATCTCGATATTCTAATCACAGTAACTCCAAGAACTGCAAAAAACAAATAAACAATCAAAAAATGTGCCAAGACATTGGGACAAACTCCATAGTTCAATCTATACA
It encodes:
- a CDS encoding UDP-2,3-diacylglucosamine diphosphatase, coding for MEKRDKIYFISDVHLGASALNNNKERERHLVKWLKEIEPTASELFLVGDIFDFWYEYSAVVPKGFTRFFGQLSHMCDAGIKVKFFTGNHDVWAFHYLQDEIGVEVYNTPKIFERQGKKLFVGHGDGLNPNDKGYLLLKKVFTNKVAQTLFSWIHPDIAFYIANKWSRHSRLSHPDESAHFVANHEKEEQLQFAMQYLKQEPIDYFIFGHRHVYVNHPLNDTSRLIILGEWIQTFSYALLDKGELTLNKYPMV
- the dprA gene encoding DNA-processing protein DprA → MDYRVYSIALSMVPKIDREIIDRLVAYCGDMSSIFLERASVLERETGISRKIIDTLLSSDILIQAEKELERMDKYDIQCVFYQDANYPFKLLQVPDFPLMIYYRGTLPENDHHSISIIGTRAASNYGIRWIDGFVKSLSDQFNNLDILSGLAYGIDYEAHKKSLEYGVPTYAVLGHGLHTIYPSAHHRIAEEIVRSGGGLITEFTTTQSIRPQNFLQRNRVVAALSDATIVVESKAKGGAMHTANMAFSYAREVFALPGSVQQATSTGCHLLIQRQVAALIASDEDLLRVMEWEPTISKERSSPATFHLELDEIAVSLLDFIKAYERISIDEIASKTGIEIAKLSSLLTQLEFMGQIEVLPGKYYRSI
- a CDS encoding DEAD/DEAH box helicase codes for the protein MKSFQELGVSKSILKALDEIGFEQPTPIQEKAIPAVKSGQDVLGIAQTGTGKTAAYLMPIFGKLVKAEGVDPRAIVLVPTRELSMQVGEDIEELLTYSNLRYASVFGGVGWTKHAELIEPGIDVLVATPGRLWDLYRAGAVSFKKVKTLVIDEADRMLDMGFMPQIRKFLEVLPVKRQNLLFSATFPEKVEELSHEFLDFPLRVEVAPSATPAEKVSQYYVAVQNYRTKLNLVSHLLKDEETFKRVLVFCKTKEVAEGVFKVIKRKSEGEVKVLHSNKGQSSRINAINAFKNGEVRILISTDVSARGIDVSQISHVINFDMPQDYEDYVHRIGRTARANEKGTSISFIAEDELFHKDRIQELMRADIEEMPMPSEVEIIPISKKEKLAQLREIDKQKRENDPDFKGAFHEKKKREPRKHPTSFNPKSMKLRKGRKDGNNKKR
- a CDS encoding AhpC/TSA family protein, translating into MKNTINQLLKHIFTMTLKRILFIIMIIATFTACQKESNLKIKGTITGGKGEKVYLYKLRINGQKAIDSTKIGGDGAFEFGCDVSTPTFYLVKVTPSNFITLVGDSLQTIEIEGSYKNFSTDYNIKGSEASEDIRTLNLHLMKTKQQIAKLQKEYNNVLNGSKNIQELNRIENEFQEVMKKQTMFSTDFVKAHPFSMASVIALYQKFDYNEYVIKDLQTMKTAASALAAIYPDSKHVQALHDNTLRLISKERNYKMNNLLKQYAVNSPDIELPDTKGNVRKLSSFRGKHVLVQFWASTDNGSRIQNAILRQNYQLFHKKGLEIYQVSVDTNKSSWMNAIKEDKLNWTNVGDMQGSNQAVINYNVQMIPYNYLLDPEGNILAKNLIGPEMNKVLSKVLK
- a CDS encoding cation diffusion facilitator family transporter, which produces MAWSKERTVSFAGVISIIGNILLFGIKYWAGIVSGSIAIIADAWHTLSDSISSIFVIVGARVASKPADEEHPFGHGRFEHITSIIIGMMLAAIGFEFLVSSIQKLNGGGATHYGTVAKVVTVVSIVGKELMAQLSFYLGKKVDSRMLRADGWHHRSDALTSAIILIGIFFSGNFWWMDGVLGILVAIMIFYTSYSIIKEETDALLGKDADEGLIKKIKVIAAEETRREVFMHHFHIHQYGDHTEITCHIKLPANSSLFYTHKVCTKIERRILEDLNMEMTIHPEPMEEGEYDWL